From Pempheris klunzingeri isolate RE-2024b chromosome 16, fPemKlu1.hap1, whole genome shotgun sequence, a single genomic window includes:
- the LOC139215070 gene encoding uncharacterized protein has protein sequence MSRVQRIQKLRVFISQRLNAALEEILTVFEETIVKHEEEAALCQEVISRQHALLCALHKPVMEPPTSDVLMQQPDPPEHQNQEHQLHLDEADIIQFTYKPRSAARPGQDPSATRTTWAELGPADPDSDVQTSETEDSDDYSRDTTDTRTASNQPEPQVIRGPGAAQSSKVRNRTFRARRVLVQHLKVHQQEAEPEPQNQTRTTQRRKGGPENQTRTTQRRKGGLENQSRIREREEGGHQNFQPNTITRIQLGEDPHTCDDCGKKFLQVWRKRRHRCPPPQRKNHQSPEVTTQTP, from the exons CCGGGTCCAGAGGATCCAGAAGCTCCGGGTCTTCATCAGCCAGCGGCTGAACGCGGCGCTCGAAGAGATTCTGACAGTTTTTGAGGAAACGATCGTGAAACACGAAGAAGAAGCGGCTCTTTGTCAGGAGGTCATCTCCCGCCAGCACGCGCTGCTCTGCGCGCTCCATAAACCGGTCATGGAGCCTCCGACATCAG ACGTCCTGATGCAGCAGCCGGACCCCCCTGAGCACCAGAACCAGGAGCACCAGCTTCACCTGGACGAGGCTGACATAATCCAGTTCACATACAAGCCCAGGAGTGCAGCGAGGCCAGGTCAGGACCCGTCAGCTACCAGGACCACCTGGGCAGAACTGGGACCAGCGGATCCAGATTCAGACGTCCAGACGTCTGAGACCGAAGACAGCGACGACTACAGCCGAGACACGACTGACACCAGAACCGCCTCAAACCAGCCAGAACCACAGGTGATCCGAGGACcaggagcagcacagagcagcaaagTCCGCAACCGAACCTTCAGGGCCCGCAGGGTCTTAGTCCAGCACCTGAAAGTCCaccagcaggaggcagagccgGAGCCGCAGAACCAGACCAGGACCAcgcagaggaggaaggggggccCGGAGAACCAGACCAGGaccacacagaggaggaagggggggctGGAGAACCAGAGCAGGATccgggagagagaggaggggggtcaTCAGAACTTCCAGCCCAACACAATCACCAGAATCCAACTGGGGGAGGACCCTCACACCTGTGATGACTGTGGAAAGAAATTCTTGCaggtgtggaggaagaggagacacaggtGCCCCCCACCTCAGAGGAAGAACCACCAGAGTCCAGAAGTAACCACACAGACCCCTTAA